The Balaenoptera acutorostrata chromosome 10, mBalAcu1.1, whole genome shotgun sequence genome has a window encoding:
- the STAB1 gene encoding stabilin-1 isoform X7 has protein sequence MAGPWDHHLLCLLALCLAGSSFIGGQKVQSRRCDMKTKFVTHIPCTPCPAIKKRVCPSGWLREFPEKISQDCRYEVQLGDSLLSMSGCSLECSKDVVQKACCPGYWGSQCYECPGGAETPCNSHGTCLDGIDRNGTCVCQENFSGSACQECRDPNRFGPACQSVCSCVHGVCRHGPLGDGSCLCFAGFTGPHCDQELPVCQALNCPQNSQCSAEAPTCSCLPGHTQQGGECLAPDPCQPSPCSPVAQCSVSPRGQAQCRCPENYHGDGTVCLPQDPCTTNNGGCPSNSTLCLYKRPGQATCSCKPGLVSTNHNASAGCFAYCFPYSCDRSATCQVTPDGKTSCVCKEGEVGDGRACYGHLLHEVQKASQTSMTLLRLRVAFAMLDQGCREILSTSGPFTVLAPSISSRTMNASLAQQLCRQHIIAGQHMLEESGTQPTRRWWTLAGQEITVTFSRFRKYTYKYKDQPQQTFTIHKANYPAANGIFHVVTALRWQPPPELPEDPKRTIGQILASTEAFTRFETILENCGLPSFLDGPGPFTVFAPSNEAVDGLRDGRLVYLFTAGLSKLQELVRYHVYSHGQLTVEKLISKGRVLTMANQVLAVNISEEGRILLGPEGVPLRRVGVLAANGVIHMLEGILLPPTILPILPKLCNEEQHKVVAGSCVDCQALNTSMCPPNSVKLDISPEECVYIHDPTGLNVLKKGCAHYCNQTILKPGCCKGFFGPDCVQCPGGFSNPCYGKGNCSDGVQGSGACLCFPDYKGIACHICSNPNKHGDQCREDCGCVHGLCDNRPGSGGVCQRGTCAPGFSGRFCNESTGNCGPTEQAQQCHLHARCVNQGDVARCLCLDGFEGDGFSCTPSNPCSRPDRGGCSENAECVPGAPGTHHCTCHKGWSGDGRVCVAIDECELDVRGGCHADALCSYVGPGQSQCTCKLGFAGDGYVCSPIDPCRAGNGGCHDLATCRAVGGGQRVCTCPPGYGGDGFSCYGDIFQELEANAHFSIFYQWIKGAGITLPADSRVTALVPSESAIRRLSPEDQAFWLQPRMLPQVVRAHFLQGALSEEELARLDGQSVATLSPTARWEIHNISGRVWVQNASVDVADLLATNGVLHVLSQVLLPPRGDVLGGQGLLQQLDSVPAFRLFRELLQRHRLVPQIEAATAYTIFVPTNHSLEAQANSSGLDLDVVRHHVILGEALSTEALRRGGHRNSLLGPVHWLVFYNHSGQPEVNHVPLEGPVLEAPGRSLFGLSGVLTVGSSRCLHSHAEALREKCVNCTRKFRCTQGYQLEDTPKKSCVYRSGYSFSRGCSYTCAKKIQVPDCCPGFFGTLCEPCPGGLGGVCSGHGQCQDRLLGSGECRCHEGFHGTACEMCELGRYGPNCTGVCDCAHGLCQEGLRGDGSCVCNVGWQGLRCDQKITGPQCPQKCDPNANCVQDSAAAPACVCAAGYSGDGIYCAVVDPCAHDHGGCSPHANCTNVAPGQRTCTCLDGYTGDGELCQEVNSCLIHHGGCHMHAECIPTGPQQVSCSCREGYSGDGIRTCVLLDPCSQNNGGCSPYAVCKSTGDGQRMCTCDAVHTVGDGFTCRARVGLELLRDKHASFFSLHLLEYKELKGNGPFTIFVPHADLMTNLSQDELARIRANRQLVFRYHVAGCRQLRSQELLEEGYATTLSGHPLRFSEREGSIYINDFARMVSSDHVAVNGVLHFIDRVLLPPEALHWEPDAAPIPRRNFTAAAESFGYKIFSGLVTMAGLLPLLRDSFHRPFTMLWPTDSALQALPPDRQVWLYHKDHRDKLAAILRGHVIRNVEALASDLPNLGPLRTMHGTLISFSCSRARPGELTVGEEDARIVQRHLPFEGGLAYGIDQLLEPPGLGARCDRFETRPLWLKVCSICGLEPPCPEGSQEQGSPEACWRYFSKFWTSPPLHSLALRSVWARPSHWGQPQGLGRGCYRNCVTTTWKPSCCPGHYGSECRACPGGASSPCNGHGTCMDGMSGSGYCRCRSRFAGMACELCAPGAFGPLCQACNCTSHGHCDEGLGGSGSCFCDEGWTGPHCEVQLELQPVCAPPCASQAVCRAGHSCECSLGYEGDGRTCTVVDLCQDGRGGCSEHANCSQVGTVVTCTCLPDYEGDGWSCRARNPCEDGHRGGCSEHADCLSTGPNTRRCACHAGYVGDGLQCLEEPEPPVDRCLDQPPPCHVDAVCTDLHFQEKRAGVFHLQAPSGPYSLNFSQAEAACGAQGAVLASLPQLSAAQQLGLHLCLVGWLANGSAAHPVVFPAADCGDGQVGVVSLGARENLSERWDAYCYRMQDVACQCRDGFVGDGASVCNGKLLDVLATTANFSTFYGMLLGYANATPRGLDFLDFLDDELTYKTLFVPVNEGFMDNLTLSGPDLELHASNTTFLSTNASQGTLLPAHSGLSLIISDTGPDNSSQAPVVPGAVVVSHVIVWDIVAFNGIIHTLASPLLAPPQPRAVVAPEARPVAAGAGAVVAAGVLLGLAAGALYLRARSRSAGFGFSAFQAEDDAADDFSPWQEGTSPTLVSVPNPVFGSHDAFCEPFDDSLLEDDFPDTQRILEVK, from the exons ATGGCAGGGCCCTGGGACCACCACCTGCTCTGCCTCCTGGCCCTCTGCCTGGCAGGCTCCAGCTTCATCGGGGGGCAGAAG GTACAGTCCAGACGCTGCGACATGAAGACCAAGTTTGTCACTCACATACCCTGCACCCCGTGCCCTGCCATCAAGAAGCGGGTGTGTCCTTCGGGCTGGCTTCGGGAGTTCCCGGAGAAGATCTCACAGGACTGCCG ATACGAGGTCCAGCTGGGGGACTCTTTGTTGTCTATGAGCGGCTGCAGCCTGGAGTGCTCGAAGGACGTGGTGCAGAAGGCCTGCTGCCCTGGCTACTGGGGGTCCCAGTGCTATG AGTGCCCTGGGGGTGCCGAGACCCCATGCAACAGCCACGGAACCTGCCTGGATGGCATAGACAGGAACGGGACCTGTGTGTGCCAG GAAAACTTCAGCGGCTCAGCCTGCCAGGAGTGTAGAGACCCCAACCGGTTCGGTCCTGCCTGCCAGTCAG TCTGCAGCTGTGTGCATGGCGTGTGCCGCCATGGGCCACTCGGGGATGGAAGCTGCCTGTGCTTTGCTGGATTCACTGGACCCCACTGTGACCAAG AGCTCCCCGTCTGCCAGGCCCTGAACTGTCCTCAGAACTCCCAGTGCTCTGCAGAGGCCCCTACCTGCAGCTGCCTGCCTGGCCACACCCAGCAGGGCGGCGAATGCCTAG CCCCTGACCCCTGCCAGCCGTCGCCCTGCTCCCCAGTTGCCCAGTGCTCCGTGAGCCCCAGGGGGCAGGCACAGTGTCGCTGCCCTGAGAACTACCATGGGGACGGAACAGTGTGTCTGCCCCAGGACCCATGCACCACCAACAACGGCGGCTGCCCCAGCAACTCCACCTTATGTCTGTACAAGAGGCCAGGCCAG GCCACCTGCTCATGTAAGCCAGGCCTGGTCAGCACCAACCACAATGCCTCCGCGGGCTGCTTCGCCTACTGCTTCCCCTACTCCTGTGACCGGTCAGCCACCTGCCAGGTGACCCCTGATGGAAAGACCAG CTGTGTGTGCAAGGAGGGCGAGGTGGGAGATGGGCGTGCCTGCTACGGCCACCTGCTCCACGAGGTGCAGAAGGCCAGCCAGACGAGCATGACGTTACTGCGGCTGAGAGTCGCCTTTGCCATGCTGG accagggctgccGGGAGATCCTCAGCACGTCGGGCCCATTCACCGTGCTGGCACCGTCCATATCCTCCAGGACCATGAAC GCATCCCTTGCCCAGCAGCTCTGCAGACAGCACATCATCGCAGGGCAGCACATGCTGGAGGAGTCAGGGACCCAGCCTACACGCAGGTGGTGGACGCTAGCTGGACAGGAGATCACCGTCACTTTCAGCCGCTTCAGG AAATACACCTACAAGTACAAAGACCAGCCCCAACAGACATTCACCATCCACAAGGCCAACTACCCAGCAGCCAATGGCATCTTCCACGTGGTCACTGCCCTGCGATGGCAGCCCCCACCAGAGCTCCCTGAGGACCCCAAG AGGACCATCGGCCAGATCCTTGCCTCCACTGAGGCCTTCACCCGGTTTGAAACCATCCTGGAG AACTGTGGGCTGCCCTCCTTCCTGGATGGCCCTGGGCCCTTCACAGTCTTTGCCCCCAGCAATGAGGCAGTGGATGGCTTGCGGGATGGCCGCCTGGTCTACCTCTTCACAGCG GGTCTCTCCAAACTGCAGGAGCTGGTGAGGTACCATGTCTATAGCCACGGCCAG ctGACTGTTGAGAAGCTCATCTCCAAGGGCCGGGTCCTCACCATGGCAAACCAGGTCCTGGCTGTGAATATCtcagaggag GGGCGCATCCTGCTGGGACCTGAGGGGGTCCCCCTACGGAGGGTGGGCGTGCTGGCTGCCAACGGCGTCATCCACATGCTGGAGGGCATCCTGCTGCCCCCGACCATCCTGCCCATCCTGCCCAagctctgcaacgaagagcagcacAAGGTCGTGGCG GGCTCCTGTGTGGACTGCCAAGCCCTGAACACCAGCATGTGCCCCCCCAACAGCGTGAAGCTG GACATCTCCCCTGAGGAGTGTGTCTACATCCATGACCCTACTGGGCTGAACGTCCTGAAGAAGGGCTGCGCCCACTACTGCAACCAGACCATCCTG AAACCTGGCTGCTGCAAAGGGTTTTTTGGGCCTGACTGTGTGCAGTGTCCTGGGGGCTTCTCCAACCCCTGCTATGGCAAAGGCAAC tgCAGTGATGGGGTCCAGGGCAGCGGGGCCTGCCTCTGCTTCCCAGACTACAAGGGCATCGCCTGCCACATCTGCTCCAACCCAAACAAGCATGGAGACCAGTGCCGGGAAG ACTGCGGCTGTGTCCACGGTCTATGTGACAACCGTCCAGGCAGTGGGGGGGTGTGCCAGCGTGGCACATGTGCCCCAGGCTTCAGTGGCCGCTTCTGCAACGAGTCCACAGGGAACTGTGGGCCCACAGAACAGGCCCAGCAGTGCCACCTGCATGCCCGCTGCGTTAACCAGGGGGATGTTGCCAG gtgtcTCTGTCTCGATGGCTTTGAGGGTGACGGCTTCTCCTGCACACCCAGCAACCCCTGCTCTCGCCCAGACCGTGGCGGATGCTCGGAGAAT GCTGAGTGTGTCCCTGGGGCCCCAGGCACCCACCACTGCACATGCCACAAGGGCTGGAGTGGGGACGGTCGTGTCTGCGTGGCCATCGACGAGTGTGAGCTGGATGTGCGAGGCGGCTGCCACGCTGACGCCCTCTGCAGCTATGTGGGACCCGGGCAG AGCCAGTGCACCTGCAAGCTGGGATTCGCGGGGGACGGCTACGTGTGCAGTCCCATTGACCCCTGCCGGGCAGGCAACGGTGGCTGCCATGATCTG GCCACCTGCCGGGCAGTGGGAGGAGGTCAGCGGGTCTGCACATGCCCCCCTGGCTATGGGGGTGATGGCTTCAGCTGCTACGGAGACATCTTCCAA gaGCTGGAGGCAAATGCCCACTTCTCCATCTTCTACCAGTGGATCAAG GGGGCCGGCATCACTCTTCCTGCTGACAGCCGAGTCACAGCCCTGGTGCCCTCGGAGTCTGCCATCCGTAGGCTGAGCCCTGAGGACCAGGCCTTCTGGCTGCAGCCGAGGATGCTACCGCAAGTGGTCAG GGCCCATTTTCTCCAGGGCGCCCTGTCTGAGGAGGAGCTGGCCCGGCTGGATGGGCAGAGTGTAGCCACCCTGAGCCCCACCGCACGCTGGGAGATTCACAACATCAGTGGG AGGGTCTGGGTGCAGAATGCCAGCGTGGACGTGGCTGACCTCCTTGCCACCAATGGTGTCCTACATGTCCTCAGTCAG GTCTTACTGCCTCCGAGAGGGGATGTGCTGGGGGGGCAGGGATTGCTGCAGCAGCTGGACTCAGTGCCTGCCTTCCGCCTCTTCCGGGAGCTGCTGCAG CGCCACAGGCTGGTACCCCAGATTGAGGCTGCCACCGCCTACACCATCTTCGTGCCAACCAACCACTCTCTGGAGGCCCAGGCCAACAGCAGCGGCCTG gACTTGGACGTAGTGCGACACCATGTGATCCTGGGGGAGGCGCTTTCCACAGAGGCCCTGCGCAGGGGGGGACACCGCAACTCCCTCCTGGGCCCTGTGCACTGGCTTGTCTTCTACAACCATAGTGGCCAg CCTGAGGTGAACCACGTGCCGCTGGAAGGCCCTGTGCTGGAGGCCCCTGGCCGCTCACTGTTTGGCCTGTCCGGGGTCCTGACAGTGGGCTCAAGCCGCTGCCTGCACAGCCACGCAGAGGCCCTGCGG GAGAAATGTGTAAATTGCACCCGGAAATTCCGCTGCACTCAAGGCTACCAGCTGGAG GACACCCCCAAGAAGAGTTGTGTCTACCGGTCTGGCTACTCCTTCTCCCGGGGCTGTTCTTACACGTGTGCCAAGAAGATCCAG GTGCCTGACTGCTGCCCTGGCTTCTTCGGCACACTGTGTGAGCCGTGCCCGGGGGGTCTGGGTGGTGTGTGCTCGGGCCACGGGCAGTGTCAGGACAGGCTCCTGGGCAGTGGGGAGTGCCGCTGCCACGAGGGCTTCCACGGAACGGCCTGTGAGATGTGTGAGCTGGGCCGCTACGGGCCCAACTGCACTGGAG TGTGTGACTGTGCCCACGGGCTGTGCCAGGAGGGGCTCCGAGGGGACGGAAGCTGTGTCTGTAACGTGGGTTGGCAGGGCCTCCGCTGTGACCAGA AAATCACTGGCCCTCAATGCCCGCAGAAGTGTGACCCCAATGCCAA CTGCGTCCAGGACTCGGCTGCAGCCCCTGCCTGCGTCTGTGCCGCGGGGTACTCGGGCGACGGCATCTACTGTGCAG TGGTGGACCCTTGTGCCCATGACCACGGGGGCTGCTCCCCCCACGCCAACTGCACCAATGTGGCACCTGGTCAGCGGACATGCACCTGCCTGGATGGCTACACGGGTGATGGGGAGCTGTGCCAGG AAGTTAACAGCTGTCTCATCCACCACGGGGGCTGCCACATGCACGCCGAATGTATCCCCACAGGCCCCCAGCAG GTCTCCTGCAGCTGCCGCGAGGGTTACAGTGGGGACGGCATCCGGACTTGTGTGCTCCTGGACCCCTGCTCCCAG AACAATGGAGGCTGCAGCCCCTATGCTGTGTGCAAAAGCACAGGGGATGGCCAGAGGATGTGTACCTGCGATGCAGTCCACACTGTGGGTGATGGCTTCACCTGCCGTGCCCGAGTCGGCCTG GAGCTCCTTCGGGACAAGCATGCCTCATTCTTCAGCCTCCATCTCCTG GAATACAAGGAGCTCAAGGGGAATGGGCCTTTCACAATCTTTGTGCCGCATGCAGATCTAATGACCAACCTGTCGCAG GATGAGCTGGCCCGGATTCGTGCCAATCGCCAGCTTGTGTTCCGCTATCACGTGGCTGGTTGCCGGCAGCTGCGAAGCCAGGAGCTGCTAGAGGAGGGCTATGCCACCACACTCTCCGGGCACCCGCTGCGCTTCAGTGAGAGGGAG ggcagcATATACATCAATGACTTCGCACGCATGGTGAGCAGCGACCATGTGGCTGTGAACGGTGTCTTGCATTTCATCGACCGTGTCCTGCTGCCACCTGAAGCGCTGCACTGGGAGCCTGACGCTGCCCCGATTCCGCGG AGAAACTTCACCGCCGCTGCGGAGAGCTTCGGTTACAAGATCTTCAGTGGCCTTGTGACG ATGGCTGGCCTGCTGCCCCTGCTTCGAGATTCATTCCATAGGCCCTTCACAATGCTGTGGCCCACAGACTCCGCCCTGCAAGCTTTGCCTCCCGATCGCCAGGTCTGGCTATACCATAAAGACCACCGTGACAAGCTGGCAGCCATTCTGCGGGGCCACGTGATCCGCAATGTCGAG GCCTTGGCATCTGACCTGCCCAACCTGGGCCCACTGCGCACCATGCATGGGACCCTCATCTCCTTCTCCTGCAGCCGTGCCCGGCCG GGTGAGCTCACGGTGGGAGAGGAGGACGCCCGGATTGTGCAGCGACACCTGCCCTTTGAGGGGGGCCTGGCCTACGGCATTGACCAGCTGCTGGAGCCACCTGGCCTTGGTGCCCGGTGTGACCGCTTTGAGACTCGGCCTCTGTGGCTG AAGGTTTGCAGCATTTGTGGGCTGGAACCACCCTGTCCTGAGGGCTCACAGGAGCAG GGCAGCCCTGAAGCCTGCTGGCGCTACTTCTCAAAGTTCTGGACGTCTCCTCCGCTGCACTCCTTGGCACTGCGCAGTGTTTGGGCCCGGCCCAGCCACTGGGGTCAGCCCCAAGGCCTGGGCAGGGGCTGCTACCGCAACTGTGTCACCACCACCTGGAAGCCCAGCTGCTGCCCTGGTCACTATGGCAGTGAGTGCCGAG CTTGCCCTGGGGGTGCCAGCAGCCCCTGTAATGGCCATGGCACGTGCATGGACGGCATGAGCGGCAGCGGGTACTGTAGGTGCCGTTCGAGGTTTGCCGGGATGGCATGTGAACTCTGTGCCCCGGGTGCCTTTGGGCCCCTTTGCCAAG cctgcaaCTGTACCTCCCATGGCCACTGCGATGAGGGCTTGGGGGGCTCCGGCTCCTGCTTCTGTGATGAGGGCTGGACTGGGCCACACTGTGAGGTGCAGCTGG AGCTGCAGCCTGTGTGTGCTCCACCCTGCGCATCCCAGGCCGTGTGCCGCGCTGGCCACAGCTGTGAGTGCAGCCTGGGCTACGAAGGGGATGGCCGCACGTGCACAG TGGTAGACCTGTGCCAGGATGGGCGTGGCGGCTGCAGCGAGCATGCCAACTGCAGCCAGGTAGGCACAGTGGTCACCTGCACCTGCCTGCCCGACTATGAGGGTGACGGCTGGAGCTGCCGGGCCCGCAACCCCTGTGAGGATGGCCACCGCGGGGGCTGCAGCGAGCACGCCGACTGCCTGAGCACTGGACCG AACACACGGCGCTGTGCGTGCCACGCTGGCTACGTGGGCGATGGACTGCAGTGTCTGGAGGAGCCTGAGCCGCCTGTGGACCGCTGCCTGGACCAGCCACCACCCTGTCACGTGGATGCTGTGTGCACTGACCTGCACTTCCAGG AAAAACGAGCCGGTGTCTTCCACCTCCAGGCCCCCAGTGGCCCCTACAGCCTGAATTTCTCACAGGCCGAGGCAGCCTGTGGGGCCCAAGGAGCTGTCCTtgcttctctccctcagctctcTGCTGCCCAGCAG CTGGGCCTTCACCTCTGCCTTGTGGGCTGGCTGGCCAACGGCTCGGCTGCCCATCCCGTCGTTTTCCCGGCAGCAGACTGTGGCGATGGTCAGGTGGGCGTGGTCAGTCTGGGTGCCCGGGAGAACCTGTCGGAGCGCTGGGACGCCTACTGCTACCGCATGCAAG ACGTGGCCTGCCAATGCCGCGATGGCTTCGTGGGCGATGGGGCCAGCGTGTGCAATGGGAAGCTGCTTGATGTGCTGGCCACCACTGCCAACTTCTCCACCTTCTATGGG ATGCTACTGGGCTACGCCAATGCCACCCCGAGGGGTCTCGACTTCCTGGACTTCCTGGACGACGAGCTCACCTACAAGACACTCTTCGTCCCTGTCAACGAAGGCTTTATGGACAACCTC ACACTGAGCGGCCCAGACCTGGAGCTACACGCCTCCAATACCACCTTCCTGAGCACCAACGCCAGCCAGGGTACCTTGCTTCCCGCCCACTCGGGCCTCAGCCTCATCATCAGTGACACGGGCCCTGACAACAGTTCTCAGGCCCCTGTG GTCCCAGGAGCAGTTGTGGTTAGCCACGTCATCGTGTGGGACATCGTGGCCTTCAACGGCATCATCCACACTCTGGCCAGCCCCCTCTTGGCACCCCCGCAGCCT CGGGCAGTGGTGGCCCCGGAGGCCCGACCTGTGGCAGCAGGCGCGGGGGCTGTGGTAGCTGCTGGAGTGCTCCTTGGCCTCGCGGCCGGAGCCCTCTACCTTCGTGCCCGAAGCAGGTCCGCAGGCTTTGGCTTCTCTGCCTTCCAG GCGGAAGATGATGCTGCTGATGACTTCTCCCCATGGCAGGAAGGGACGAGCCCAACCCTGGTCTCTGTCCCCAACCCGGTCTTTGGTAGCCATGATGCCTTTTGTGAGCCCTTTGAC GACTCGCTCCTGGAGGACGACTTCCCTGACACCCAGAGGATCCTCGAGGTCAAGTGA